Proteins encoded together in one Mastomys coucha isolate ucsf_1 unplaced genomic scaffold, UCSF_Mcou_1 pScaffold16, whole genome shotgun sequence window:
- the LOC116093447 gene encoding histone H2B type 2-E yields the protein MPELAKSAPAPKKGSKKAVTKAQKKDGKKRKRSRKESYSIYVYKVLKQVHPDTGISSKAMGIMNSFVNDIFERIANEASRLAHYNKRSTITSREIQTAVRLLLPGELAKHAVSEGTKAVTKYTSAK from the coding sequence ATGCCTGAACTGGCCAAATCTGCCCCGGCTCCCAAGAAGGGTTCCAAGAAGGCTGTCACCAAGGCGCAAAAGAAAGACGGCAAGAAGCGTAAGCGCAGCCGCAAGGAGAGCTACTCCATCTATGTGTACAAAGTGCTGAAGCAGGTGCATCCGGACACGGGCATCTCGTCCAAGGCCATGGGCATCATGAACTCATTTGTCAATGACATCTTCGAGCGCATAGCAAATGAGGCTTCTCGCCTGGCGCATTACAACAAGCGGTCTACAATCACATCGCGGGAGATCCAGACGGCGGTGCGCCTTCTACTGCCTGGAGAACTGGCTAAGCATGCCGTGTCGGAGGGCACCAAGGCGGTCACCAAGTACACCAGCGCCAAGTAG